The DNA region GCCGACACTCTGGTAAGCGGAGCACGAGTGGGCCAACGGCCGTGGGGCATTTTCCCCGCTTCTCGGGGCAGGCAGTGGCGCGTCATCCTCACCAGGGCCCGGCGTGGCCCGCGGCTCAATGCTGGCCGTGGCCGTTGAGCGGCACGACCTGCACCGTCGCATCGGGCACGGCCTCGAGGAAGCGGTCGAGGGTGGACCCACGCCACAACAGCTCCCAGCGCGACCGCGCGGTCTGGCCGAAGACGACGTGCGTCACGCCCTCGCGCTGTGCGAATGCGATAAGGCCCTCTGCGGGCTTGGCGGCGTGTACGCGGACAACGGTCGCGCCGAGTGACTCTGCCAGCCGGATGTTCTGCTGCAGCGCCTCCGCGTCGCGCGCCTTGATGGTGTCTGGCGTCTCGGACGGGGTCTCCACATACACCGCGTACCAGCGCGACCCGAGGCGCCCGGCGATGCGCGCGCCGGTCCGGACTACCCGTGGCGCCTCCGGATTCGAGCTCATGCACACCATGACGCGTTCGGGAATCACTGCCGGGGCCAGGCCTTCGCGCGCCCGGTAGTCTGCCGCCTTCCCGCCCACGTCGTCGGCCACGACGCGCAACGCCAGTTCGCGCAACGTCGAGAGGTTGCCCTTGCGGAAGAAGTTCGAGAGCGCATGCTCGATCTTCTCGGGCCGGTAGATCCGTCCCTCGCGCAGCCGCGTCCGCAGTTCCCCGACGGTGACGTCCACGTTGACGACCTCGTCGGCGCGTTCGAGGAACGTGTCGGGCACCGTCTCGCGCACGCGGACGCCGGTCGCACGCGCCACGGCGTCGTTGAGCGTCTCGAGGTGCTGGATGTTGACGGCCGTCATCACGCCGATGCCCGCGTCGAGCAGCGCCAGCACGTCCTCGTAGCGCTTGGCCCTGGCGCTCCCCGGCGCGTTGGTGTGCGCGAGTTCATCCACGACGCACACCGCCGGGTGGCGCGCGATCACGGCATCCACGTCGAGTTCCTCCAGCGTGACCCCACGGTAGGCCACCGTCCGGCGGGGCACCACCTCGAGGTCGCCGACCTGCGCCTCGGTGTCGGCGCGGCCGTACGTCTCGACGAACCCGATCACCACGTCGACGCCCTTGGCCCTGAGCCCGTGCGCGTCCTGCAGCATCGAGTAGGTCTTGCCGACGCCCGGCGCCGCGCCGATGTACACGCGCAGCCGCGCCCGCGCGGCCTGCTGGAGCTCGGCGAGGATCGCGTCCGGCGAACGTCGAGGGGCGGCCGGTGTCACGGGCATCACTCCGTCACGCCAGGCCCAGGACGACGAGCACCATGTCGATGGCCTTGATGCCCACGAACGGGACGATCACGCCCCCGAGGCCGTAGACCAGGAGGTTGCGGCGCAGCACCGCGGCAGCGCCCAGGGGCGTGTAGCGCACGCCGCGCAGCGCCAGCGGGATCAGCACGATGATGATCAGGGCGTTGAAGATGACGGCCGACAGGATGGCCGACTCGGGAGTCGCCAGGCGCATGACGTTCAGTGCCTGCAGCCGGGGGAACGCCAGCAGGAACATCGCGGGGATGATCGCGAAGTACTTGGCCACGTCGTTGGCGATCGAGAACGTGGTCAGCGCGCCCCGCGTCATCAGCAGTTGCTTGCCGATCTCGACGATCTCGATCAGCTTGGTGGGGTTCGAGTCCAGGTCCACCATGTTGCCGGCTTCCTTGGCGGCCGTCGTGCCGCTGTTCATCGCCACCCCGACGTCGGCCTGTGCGAGTGCCGGTGCGTCGTTGGTGCCGTCGCCGGTCATCGCCACGAGCTTGCCCGCGGCCTGTTCGCGCTTGATCAGCGCCATCTTGTCTTCCGGCCTCGCCTCCGCGAGGAAGTCGTCGACGCCGGCTTCCCTCGCGATTGCCTCGGCGGTCACGGGGTTGTCGCCCGTGATCATCACCGTCCGGATGCCCATCGCTCGCAGCGCGTCGAACCGCTGGCGCATGCCGCCCTTGACGATGTCCTTGAGGTGGATGACCCCGAGGGCGCGCGTGTCATCGGCGACGACGAGCGGAGTGCCGCCGGAGCGCGACACGCGATCGACGAGCGCGGTGAGTTCCGTGGGCACGCGGCCGCCGAGTTCACGCACGTGGGTGGCGATCGCCTCCGCGGCCCCCTTGCGCAGCCGCCTGGCTGGCAGGTCCACACCCGACATGCGGGTCTGGGCCGTGAAGGCCACGAAGGTGGCCTCGTGCGGCTCGAGCGTCCTGGCACGCAGGCCGAAGCGTTCCTTGGCGAGCACGACGATCGAGCGTCCCTCCGGTGTCTCGTCGGCCAGCGACGCGAGTTGCGCAGCCTCGGCCAGCTCACGCTCCTCCACGCCGGACACGGGCAGGAACTCCGCGGCCTGGCGGTCACCCAGCGTGATCGTGCCCGTCTTGTCCAACAGGAGCGTGTCCACGTCGCCGGCGGCCTCGACGGCGCGTCCCGACATCGCGAGCACGTTGTGCTGCACGAGCCGATCCATGCCGGCGATGCCGATGGCCGAGATCAGGGCCCCGATCGTCGTCGGAATGAGGCACACCAGCAACGCGACGAGCACGGGGACGGAGATGGACGTGCCGGCGTAGCGCGCGAACGGCTCGAGGGTCGCCACGACCAGCAGGAACACGAGGGAGAGCGCGGCCAGCAGGATGCCGAGCGCCAGCTCGTTCGGTGTCTTCTGCCGTTGTGCCCCTTCCACGAGCGCGATCATCCGGTCGAGGAACGTATGCCCCGGGTCCGCCGTGACGCGCACCACGATGACATCCGACAGCACGCGGGTGCCGCCCGTCACCGCGGAGCGGTCGCCGCCCGACTCGCGAATCACCGGGGCGGATTCTCCGGTGATCGCCGACTCGTCCACCGAGGCCACGCCCTCCACGATCTCGCCATCGGCCGGGATGAACTCGCCGGCCGACACGCGGACGAGGTCGCCCTTCCGGAGGCTCGAGGCCGACACCTCCTCGGTATTTCCGTCGGCATCGATCCGGTGGGCCACGGTCTCGGTGCGCGTCCGGCGCAGCGTGCTGGCCTGGGCCTTCCCTCGTCCCTCGGCCATCGCCTCGGCGAAGTTGGCGAAGAGCACCGTGAACCAGAGCCAGACGGCCACCTGCCCGGTGAACAGCACGTTGCCCGTGCCGGTCGCGATCTCCTGCCCGAGGGCGAGCGTGGTGAGCAGACTGCCGGCCGTGACGAGGCACATCACGGGATTGCGCAGCTGGACCCGCGGATCGAGCTTCCTGAAGGCATCGACCGTGGCCTGGCGCACGATGGCGCCATCCCACATGGACACCTGGCGAGCATGGTCGGTCATGGGACGAGTCCTGGGTCCTTGCGGGGTGTCGGGTACTCCGCGTCGAGCGCGAGGTTGAGTCGCAGCACGTTGACGCGCCACTGGCCGAGGACGCCGAAGGTCGGCGGCTCGGTGGACGCCTCGACGAGGCGGCGGACGTCGGCGACGTCGGCGTGGCGGGCTGCCGCGACCCGGGCGACCTGCACGTCGATGGCCGTGGGGGACAGGTGCGGATCCAGCCCCGCGCCACTCGCCGTCACGAGATCGGCCGGGACGGCACCGCGTTGCAGCGCCTCCCGCGTACGGACGGCGGCGACGCGCGCGCGCACCGCGGCGAGGTGGTCGGGATTGACCGGCCCGAGGTTGCTGCCGCCGGACGCGGCGGCGTCGTAGTCCACGGCGGACGGCCGGGGCCGGAAGTAGCCGTCACCGGTGAACGCCTGCGCAATCAGGGCCGAGCCGACGAGCCTGCCATCGGCGAGGGTGACCAGCGACCCCTGCGCCTGGTGGCGGAAAGCCGTCTGCGCGAAGCCCCAGACGACCAGCGGGTAGGCGCCGCCGAACAGCAGCATCGTGACGATCGCGAAGCGGACGCCGCGCATCAGGTCCGCGGTCATCGCGTGACTCCTTGTGAGAGGTGCTCCGCGATCGGCCCGAGCACGGCGACCGGGAGGAACATCAGCAGTCCGACGATGATCGTCACACCCCACAACATCACGCCGAAGGTGGCCGAGTCGGCCCGCAACGAGCCCGCGCTCTCGTCGGCGCGCGGCTTGGCGGCCAGCGACGCCACCAGCGCGACGGGCGCGATGATCGGGATGTAGCGCGAGCACAGCATCACGAGGCCTGTCGCCACGTTCCAGAACGGCGTGTTGTCGCCCAGGCCCTCGAATCCGGAGCCGTTGTTGGCCGCCGCCGACGTGAACTCGTACAGCATCTCGGAGAAGCCGTGAGGTCCGGGGTTCTTCAGCCAGGCGAGCGCGGCACCCGGGCCTGGGGTCTGCACCCACACGAGGCAGGCGATCGCCGTCGTGACGAGGATGGCGAGCGGATGCCAGAGCAGCGCCAGGCTGGCCAGCTTCATCTCCCGCGCCTCGACCTTCTTGCCGAGGAACTCCGGCGTGCGGCCGACCATCATGCCGGCGACGAACACGGTCACGACCACGTAGAGCACCATGTTGATGAAGCCCACGCCGACGCCGCCGAACACGTTGTTGAGCCACATGCCGACCAGTGGCATGAGCCCGCCGAGGGGCGTCATCGAGTCGTGCATCGCATTCACGGACCCGTTGGAGGTCACCGTCGTCGTGACCGCCCAGAGCGCTGAAAGTCCTGCTCCGAACCGCACCTCCTTGCCCTCGAACGACCCGCGCGAGGCGTCCACCCCGAGCGCGGTCAGCGGTGCGCTGCCGGCCCCTTCGGCCAGCGTCGCGGCGACGACCATCGGCACGTAGATGGCCAGCATGGTCGCGAAGAGCACCACGGCCAGACGGCGGCGCCGCACGAAGTGACCGAATGTCCACACCATGGCCATGGGGATGGCCACGATCGACCAGGCCTCGACGAGATTGGACAGCGGCGTCGGGTTCTCGAAGGGGTGCGCCGAGTTCGACCCGAAGTAGCCGCCGCCATTGGTGCCGAGCTGCTTGATGGCGACTTCGGGTGCCACCATGCCGCGCGCGATCGTCTGCGTGCCGCCCTCCACCGTCCGGGCGGTGACGGCGCCGCGGTACGTGACGGGCGCACCCTGCCACGCGAGCACCAGCGCCACCGGCAGCGCGAGCGGCAGCAGGACCCGCACCGAAGCGCGCGTGCAGTCGCGGTAGAAGTTGCCCAGCGTGTCGAGTCGACTGCCCGCGAGCCCACGGAACACGGCGATGCCCGCGGCGATGCCGGTGGCGGCCGTCACGAACTGCAGCCAGACGACCACGAACAACTGCGAGAACGTGGACAGGCCCGTTTCTCCGCTGTAGTGCTGCAGGTTGGTGTTGGTCGCGAAGCTCACGGCCGTGTTGAAGGCCAGCGTCGGCTCCATGCTGGCGATGCCGTCGGGATTGAGCGGCAGGGCGGCCTGCATGACCAGGAGCAGGTACGCGGCGCCCCACATGACGAGGTTGGAGGCCAGCAGGCTCATGCAGTATGCACGCCAGTCCTGTTGCGCGCTCGAAGCTCCGGTCACCCGCAGCACCATGCCCTCGACAGGCGCGAGGACAGGGTCGAGCCAGGTCGGCTGGTCGGTGAAGACCCTCCAGATGTAGCGCCCGATCGGCACGCTCGTGAGCACGAACGCGGCGATCGTCGCGAGGTTGATGACGATGTCGGCGGACATGGCGATCAGAAGCGCTCCGGGCGCAGCATGGCGTAGACCAGATAGACGAACGCGACGATCGCGAGGCAGAGGGCGAGCAGGGTCATGGAAGCCTCACAGGCGCGAGCAGGCATTCACGAACGCGAGCATGGCCGCGAATCCGACCAGTCCCAGCAGCAGCATTCCGGCGGTCAGCATGGTGACGTCCTACCAGGGACCCGACTTGTTGCCGAACCACCACACGAGGCCGGCGGTGAGGGTGTCCTGGGCGCGTCGGAGTTCGCCCGGGACCGCACTGGTGAAGTACGGCTGGTTCGACCAGTCGCGGCGGTACTCGCCACGCACGAGGAAGCCGTCGGCGAGCCGGTATTCGCAGGTCGCCGTGAGCTCCTGCAACTGCTGGTCGATGCCGCCGAAGAGGCCCTCGTCATCGAGGTACTCGTAGCGCACCGCCAGTGCGAAGGGCCGCGCGAGCTGGTAGCGGACGTACGCGCCGAGGCCGGTGGTCGCCAACGCCTCGTCGGCTTGCCTGACCTCGCTGGTGGTGTGGTTGACGTCGAGCGCGAGCGTCAGCGCTGGTGTGGCCATCCAGGTGACGTACGTGTCCAGCACACGGAAGAACCCGTCGGGTCCGCCGGGTGCACCGTTGTCGGGCTGTTCCTGCCCGGCGTAGTAGTTGACCGTCCAGCTCACGCCCTTCGCAGGCGTGACGACCGCGGCGACATGGCTGCTCTTGAAGTCGTTGAACTCCTCGGTCTGCTGGATGCCGTTCGTGAGCATGTACATCAGCGTCAGGCGGTCGTGCACCGGCAGGCTCACGCGCAGGCCGGCGTGGTAGTACGGCAGGAAGTTGAACAGGTACGCGCGCGAGAAGTGATGGTCGTCCCTGGCGTAGTTGGTCTCGTACCCGAGGCTCGACGCGAACTTGCCGAAGTCGGTCTGCAGGCCGCGTCCGACGGGGAACACGTAGGTGCCGTAGGCCTGCCACAGGTTCCGGTACAGCTCGGGACGGGGCTCGTTGGCCGGGCTCCCCTGCAGCACCGCCGTGGCCTGGCCGAACTGCAGGTCCACGCGGGCGCCGAAGCGGCGGCCGGCGGCGACATCCGTGGCGCTCTCGATGATCAGTGCCGTTTGCTGCAGGCCGAACGTGTTGGCGCGCGTGTCGTAGGCGCGCAGCAGCGAGATGCGGTCATACGGCTGGTTGGCGTTCCACTGGTAGTACCCCTCGAGCGTGACGCCGAACCGGATGTGGCGGAACGGGTCCGGATCGGGCCGCGGCACGGCGGGCGGCGCCGCGGGGGGAGCGGCCTCCTGTGCGGCGAGTCGCGTCTGTGTTCCCGCGATCGCGCACGTGAGGCCGATGATGATCCGGGCCAGGCGCCAGGTTCCGAGCACTCCCTCCGACGACATCCCGCCTCCTCGCCATGAGAGTAGGGAGGTCGCCCTGAAGTCGGGATCAGGAGTGCCTCAAGAACCACTGAAGAACGCCGCACGCCGAACGCCGCACGCAGGCGTTGTCGAGGCCAACCGCTGACGCTGCCGGCGCCAGGGCCGGCTGGGGGGCAGGGGCGTGCGGTGTGCGGTGCGCCAGCCGGTGTCCGAACGGGGAAGGCTGCCCTACGACGACGGCTCGCGGGTGCTGAAGCGGTAGCCCACCCAGGGCTCGCTGAGCAGGTAACGCGGCTGGGTGGGATCGATCTCGATCTTCTTGCGCAGCTGCGACATCAGCGTCCACAGATGCTCGGGCTGCTCCACCGCGTTGCCGCCCCAGATGGCCTTGAGGATGGCGCGGTGCGTGAGCACGCGGTCGTGGTTGCGGGCCAGCAGCGTCAGCAACTCGAACTCCTTCGGCGTGAGACGGATCTCGTCGCCGTCACGCACCACGCGGCGCCGGTCGTGGTCGATCACCAGGCCGCCCGCTTCGAGCACGCCGCTCGCGTCGTTCACCGCATCGGCGCGTCGTCGCAGGGCGACCCGGATGCGCGCGAGCAACTCTTCCGGACCGAACGGCTTGGTGACGTAGTCATCGGCACCGAGGTCGAGCGCAGCGACCTTGTCGGCCTCGGCCGTACGTGCCGAAAGCACGATGATCGGCGCCGGGCCGAGTGCGCGCATGCGACGACAGACCTCGATGCCGTCGAGGTCAGGAAGGCCGAGGTCGAGCACGACGAGATCCGGCGGGGCATGCTCGGCCTGGTGCAGCGCGTCGTGCCCGGTCGCCGAGACGACCACGTCGTACCCGCGGCTTCGCAGCAGCGTCGCCACCGATCGCTGCAGCGCGACCTCGTCGTCCACGAGCAGGATGCGTTCACGTGCGGTCATGGCGCTCCTCGCCCTCGGGCGCCAGGGCCTCGCCCACGGGCACGCGCATCGTGAAGCGGGCGCCGCCTCCGGCGCGATTGTCGGCCCAGATGTGCCCGCCCTGCGCCGCCAGCAGGCCTCGGGCGATCCAGAGGCCCATGCCGGTGCCCGAGGGCCGACGGTCGCCGCCGGCTCCGCGATAGAAGCGCTCGAAGATGCGCGGGAGGTCCTCGGGAGGCACGCCGGGGCCCTCGTCGTGTACGGACAGTTCGAGGGTGTCTGCGTCGATCCGGGTGGTCACGTGGATGGCCGTGCCGACGGGCGCGTACTGCGCCGCATTCTCCAGCACGTGTGCGAGCGCGGCGGCCGTCAGCCTCGGGTCGACACGGACGGCGACCTCGCCGCCCTCCTCCACCTCCACGCGATGCCCCAGGAGGGCAGGGGCGGCCTGCGCTCGAGCGGCCTCGACGATCTCCGACGGATGCGTGCGACGCCGCTCGGCGGCGACGGCGCCTGCGTCGAGGCGGGCCATGTCGAGCAGGTTCTGGAAGAGCCGGTCGAGGCGTGCGACCTCGGACAGGACGATGCTGGCCTGTGCCTCGCGCTCGTCAGGTGGCAGGTCGCCCGATCGGAGGTTCTCGGCGCCGACCCGGATGGCAGTCAGGGGGGTGCGCAGGTCGTGCCCGATCGAGGCCAGCAGCGTCGTCTTGAGCGCTTCGCTCTGCCGCGTGTGTGCCGCCTTGCGTCGCTCCTCCAGCATCTGGACTCGCTCGACTGCGAGGGCCGCGAGCCCGGCAATCGCATCGAGCGTTCCGGCATCCACGTGCCCGCGCTCGGTCGCCAGCAGGCCGATGGGGCGCGTGCCGACACGGAGGGGCACGAGGTGTATCTGCTGATCGTCGATCCGCAGGGGCCGGTGCCCGGCATAGGTGCGCGCCTCGGCATCGAACTCGAGGCGCTGACGTGCCGTGTCGAGCGCTTCGGCGAGGGCCGCCTCCGGCAGTGCCAGGGCTCGCGTGCCCGCATTGACAATGTCCCACGCCCCTCCGCCACCGGGCAACGCCAGCGCCGCGAAGGCGAGATCGAAGCGTCTCGCGATGGCGCGGGCTACGGCGACGATCCCTTCCCGCGAGTCCTCGGTCAGCAGCACGTCGCGGCTCAGGTCGTAGAGCCGTGCGAGTTCGGCGCGCCTGGCCTGCGCCTCGTCGGCTCGTGTGCGGGCACGCGCCGACAGGTTGCTGGCCACCACGCTGACGACGAGGAAGGCCCCGAGCGCCACCCAATTCTGGGGATCGGCAACCGTCAGCGTGCGAACGGGAGGAAGGAAGAAGAAGTTGAAGCTGAGCATCGCGACCAGCGACGTCACGATCGCTGCCACCAGCGTGGACGAGGCCGCCACCAGCAGCACCACCAGCAGGAACGTCGTGGAGACGATGGCGGCGTTCTGGATGTGGAGAACCGACGTGTAGACCACGGTGAGGGTCGCGACTGCCGCGAGGCCCAGCAGCTGCACCGTGGCGTGGCGTCGCGTGCGCATGGCGTCTCATCCTACCCGCGTCCCCGCCGCGGTGCCCGCCGACAGTCTCCGCACGGCACCAGCGGTCAAGCCAGGTGACGTGCGGGTCGCAACGGAAAGCCGAGGCCCGCCCTCGAGGCCGCGCCCTACAGCTTCTGGCGCTGTTCGGGTGTCAGCCAGGCGTCCTGCACGGCGCCGCTCGCGATCGCGGCCTTCAGCCTGGTACGTCCGGCGTCGCTCCTGAGCAGCGCGTTGATGGCGAGGCCGCGATTGCGTTCGGTGTACTCCGGGAAGCGCCGCACCAGCGCAGCGGCGGCGCGCGGGTCGAGCAGGTCGCCGAGCGCGCCGATGGCGCCCATCTGCAACTCGGGATCGACCTCGCGCGACAGGTAGCGCTCGATCTGCGCGCCGACGCGGTCGAACGGCAGGACCGCCAGCATGCGCAGCGCGTCGTAGCGGGTGCCGTTGCGCACCGCCGGGTCGTCGGCCATGCGCTCGGCCAGGTCGAGCGCCCGCGTCCACCGGGCGCGGCGCGTCGGCGCCTGCGCCAGCCAGGGCGCGATCACGTCGCGCGGCGCCGCGCCTGCCTGCGACAGGCCCATCACGACGCCGCCGCCGAGCACCACCGCCTGCCAGTCGCGCAGCGGCGCCGCCTCGGCCGGCAGCGACACGTCCATGAGGGCCTGCAGCGCCGCCTCGTCCCGCGCGCGCCCGGCCGCCACGGCGACCCGCCAGATCCACGGAATCCTCCGGTACTCCTCCGCCTCGTCACGGTCGGGCAGGCCGGCGACCAGCGCCGTCACGACGTCGGCGGCCCTCGGCGCCGCGTCCCGCGCCAGTCCCTCGCGCGCCTTCTGGTCCCGCGTGTCGTCGAGTAGCGCCGCCGCCACCGCCTCCGGCGGCGCCACCTTTCCGTCCGGCAGCGGTGCCTGCGCAAGGACGCTGGCCGCAAGGACCACCGTGGCCGCGAGCACGAGCAGGCCGGTGCACACGCCCAGACCACCGACCGCCGACTGCCGATCGCCACGCCCGTTCATCGCGCAGCGCTCCGCGGGGCCGAGGTGAGGAAGGCGAGCAGGTGCGCCATGTCGTCGGGCGAGATCACTTCCGAGAACGAGGCGGGCATGATCGACTGCGGCACCACGGTCATCGTCCTGATGTCACCGCGACGCACGGTGGTGGTGACGCCCGGGCCCTGGCGGAACGTGATGCTGGTGGGCGACTGCTCGCCGATCACGCCCACCAGCGGGTCGCCGCCCTGCCGCTCCACCGAGTACGTCTCGTAGTGCTGCGCGATGGAGCGATTCGGCTCGAGGATGTTCTGCAGGAGCACGGGCATCGGCTGGTGCCGCACCGTCGAGAGGTCGGGGCCGATCTCGTTGCCGCGGCGGCCGTCCACCTGGTGGCACATGGAGCAGTGCGTCGCGTACACGCCCTCGCCGCGCGCCGCGTCGCCGCGGCCGCCGAGGGCGGCCGAGTAGCGGGCGAGCCGCTCGGCGCGGGCCTCGGGCGCTTCCTCGAGCACGGTGCGGGCGCGCGCGCGTATGGCCTCGTCGCGATGCATGATGAGGCTGCGCGTGTGGCCGAAGTTCAGCATCCAGCGCTTCACGTCGCCGTTCTGCAGCGCGTCGAGCATGGCGATCGAGCCTTCCCGCCGCGCCAGGATCACCGTGGCCGCCGACGTGCGCACCGGCGTGGAGAGCGTCGGCCACTTGGAGAGCAGGAAGGTCGGCGTGCCAGCGCCCGGGATGCGCCCGAGGGCCACCACGCCGGCGATCTGCACGGCGTCGGGCTCGGTCGGCGTGATGACCGACTCGAAGAGGGCGCGCGCGGCCGGCGCGTCGGCGAGGGCGAGCAGCGTGATCGCATCGACGCGGGCCTCGGCGGGGGCCGCAGCGTCGCCCACGACGCGCCGCGCGGTGGCCATGGCCGCCGTCGCCGCCGGACCGGCGTCGATGCCGCTCACCCCGAGCAACTGCACGGCGGCGCGACGCACGCGCGGCTGCGTGCCCGTGGCGAGCGTGAGCAGCGTGTCCTGACTGGCCGCGAGGCGACGACGGTCGCCCGATCCGACCAGGCCGCGCGCCATGCCCTCGAGCAGCGAGGCGCGCCACCAGTCGCCCGCCGGACCGGTCGTGCTGCTCACGGCCGTGATGGCGCGTCCCAGTTCGTCACCCTTCTGCCGCGCGGCGAGGACGCCGCCGAGGCGATCGAAGAACCTGGCTCGCCCCGGCGTCTCGCTGGCCGTGAACGGCGAGTCCGGCTGCAGCGCGCGGTCGAAGTAGGCGGCGGCACGGTCCGACGAGGCGCTCAGCGCCGCCACCTGCACCCATTCGTCCTCCAGGTCGGCGACCAGCAGCCGCTCCTGCGCGGTGCGCGATTCGGGGGTGTCGAGCGACCCCAGCGTGGCGAGCAACTGGAAGCGCACGCGCGCATGGCGGTCGCCCGTCGTGCCGAGCAGGGCCGTGGCGACCGCGTCCTGATCGAGGAAGCGCTCGGCCAGGACGATGGCGTTCTCGCGCACGCCGGGATCCTCGTCCTTCAGCGCGAGCAGCACGTGCGCCGGTTCGAGGCGTCCGAGGCCCTCCAGCGTCCACAGCGCATGCAGGCGACCGAGCGCCGACGGCCGCGCCGCGACCATCGCCGCAAGCGCCGGCGCGGCGTCCCGCCGCCGGCCGTGCACGAGCAGCCGCTGGGCCGTGCGTCGCCACCACACGTTGCCGTGCGCCAGCGCCTCGACCAGCTGTGCGTCGGTCGCGCGCCCCAGTGCCGGCCGCATGTGCGCGCGCGTCGCCGCTGCGCCATCGGTCGCGACGACCCGGTAGATGCGGCCGCGATCCTGCCCGGTCGAGAGGATCTCCGGGTTGCGCTGCAGGTCGCTCGAGGCCCACTCCGGGTGTTCGATGTAGGGGCGGTAGTAGTCGATCACGTACAGCGCGCCGTCAGGCCCCACGTACATGTTGACGGGCCGGAACCAGGCGTCCTGCGATGCGAGGAACTCCATGTCGGCGCGGGCCCGGCTGGCCACGAACGTCGAGCCCTGCGGCCGCAGCACGTCGCGGTGGATCAGGTTGTGTACCGGCTCGGCGATGAGGGTCGTGCCTTCGTAGCCCGCCGGGAACGCCCCGCCGCCGTACACGGTGAGCGCGCACGCCGAGGTGAACTGGCCCGCCTCGGTGAGCAGGTCGAACCGCGCGCCATGGGTGATCGGCATGATGTTGTTGTTGCCGTGATCGGAGATCTCGGCCATCGCCGTCGTGAGCAGCAGGTGCGGGTTGCGCTCGAGGTACCGCGCGGCAATCACCTCGTGCCGCTGGTGGATCGAGTTGTTGTGCGCGAAGAAGTGCCCGTGCGCATCGAAGGCGTTGCCGTATTGCGTGCGGCTCGAGAGTCCTTCCACCTTGAACTCGTCGGGCTTGAGGCGCACTCCCCGGCCCTTGGCGTCGAGCGCCTTGCCGTCGGGCATCGCCGCGAAGCGCAGGTCGGTGCCCTTGTCGCCGAACAGTTCTCGGTAGATGACGGGCTCGGAGCCGCCGGAGTGCGCCAGGTAGATCCAGTTGTCGAGG from Luteitalea sp. TBR-22 includes:
- a CDS encoding ATP-binding protein: MRTRRHATVQLLGLAAVATLTVVYTSVLHIQNAAIVSTTFLLVVLLVAASSTLVAAIVTSLVAMLSFNFFFLPPVRTLTVADPQNWVALGAFLVVSVVASNLSARARTRADEAQARRAELARLYDLSRDVLLTEDSREGIVAVARAIARRFDLAFAALALPGGGGAWDIVNAGTRALALPEAALAEALDTARQRLEFDAEARTYAGHRPLRIDDQQIHLVPLRVGTRPIGLLATERGHVDAGTLDAIAGLAALAVERVQMLEERRKAAHTRQSEALKTTLLASIGHDLRTPLTAIRVGAENLRSGDLPPDEREAQASIVLSEVARLDRLFQNLLDMARLDAGAVAAERRRTHPSEIVEAARAQAAPALLGHRVEVEEGGEVAVRVDPRLTAAALAHVLENAAQYAPVGTAIHVTTRIDADTLELSVHDEGPGVPPEDLPRIFERFYRGAGGDRRPSGTGMGLWIARGLLAAQGGHIWADNRAGGGARFTMRVPVGEALAPEGEERHDRT
- a CDS encoding PVC-type heme-binding CxxCH protein, with amino-acid sequence MLIRNTLLGGVVATAVLAGGSSLLGQGGSAPAAAPPYAPEVSITKIRTEPGFRVELVASEPDVQSPVAMDIDEDGRIWVVEMPGYPLDVSPTGRVKLLEDTNGDGRVDKATLFADNLRLPSGVMRYKKGILVTSPPDLLYFEDVNGDGKADVREVVLTGFAKTNPQHAVNHPVFGLDNWIYLAHSGGSEPVIYRELFGDKGTDLRFAAMPDGKALDAKGRGVRLKPDEFKVEGLSSRTQYGNAFDAHGHFFAHNNSIHQRHEVIAARYLERNPHLLLTTAMAEISDHGNNNIMPITHGARFDLLTEAGQFTSACALTVYGGGAFPAGYEGTTLIAEPVHNLIHRDVLRPQGSTFVASRARADMEFLASQDAWFRPVNMYVGPDGALYVIDYYRPYIEHPEWASSDLQRNPEILSTGQDRGRIYRVVATDGAAATRAHMRPALGRATDAQLVEALAHGNVWWRRTAQRLLVHGRRRDAAPALAAMVAARPSALGRLHALWTLEGLGRLEPAHVLLALKDEDPGVRENAIVLAERFLDQDAVATALLGTTGDRHARVRFQLLATLGSLDTPESRTAQERLLVADLEDEWVQVAALSASSDRAAAYFDRALQPDSPFTASETPGRARFFDRLGGVLAARQKGDELGRAITAVSSTTGPAGDWWRASLLEGMARGLVGSGDRRRLAASQDTLLTLATGTQPRVRRAAVQLLGVSGIDAGPAATAAMATARRVVGDAAAPAEARVDAITLLALADAPAARALFESVITPTEPDAVQIAGVVALGRIPGAGTPTFLLSKWPTLSTPVRTSAATVILARREGSIAMLDALQNGDVKRWMLNFGHTRSLIMHRDEAIRARARTVLEEAPEARAERLARYSAALGGRGDAARGEGVYATHCSMCHQVDGRRGNEIGPDLSTVRHQPMPVLLQNILEPNRSIAQHYETYSVERQGGDPLVGVIGEQSPTSITFRQGPGVTTTVRRGDIRTMTVVPQSIMPASFSEVISPDDMAHLLAFLTSAPRSAAR